One segment of Streptomyces sp. NA02950 DNA contains the following:
- a CDS encoding Rv3235 family protein has protein sequence MRETGVSEESLRRRGGGAGRSGPPGRRDSRRPRATAAVSRTAAAAAQRRERERLPRYWFAHQLVLTLSGRRPVHTLLGHTLPAAYDLLVELAPRAPLRPADSRAAAPVVQRCGEYRPRHGVIEAFARIASGDRLSALAFRLELGADARWRCAAIDLGPTVPSAATPV, from the coding sequence ATGCGCGAGACCGGAGTCAGCGAGGAGAGCCTGCGACGGCGAGGTGGCGGTGCGGGGCGGAGCGGGCCGCCGGGGCGGCGGGACTCACGTCGGCCCCGCGCCACCGCCGCCGTGTCCCGCACCGCGGCCGCCGCCGCGCAACGCCGGGAGCGGGAACGGCTGCCCCGCTACTGGTTCGCCCATCAGCTGGTGCTCACCCTCAGCGGCCGGCGCCCCGTCCACACCCTCCTCGGGCACACCCTCCCCGCCGCCTACGACCTGCTGGTCGAACTCGCCCCGCGGGCTCCGCTGCGCCCCGCGGACAGCCGTGCCGCGGCGCCCGTCGTACAGCGCTGCGGGGAGTACCGGCCCCGGCACGGGGTGATCGAGGCGTTCGCCCGGATCGCCTCGGGCGACCGGCTCAGCGCGCTCGCGTTCCGGCTGGAGCTCGGCGCCGACGCCCGCTGGCGCTGCGCCGCCATCGACCTCGGCCCGACCGTACCCAGCGCGGCCACGCCTGTATGA
- a CDS encoding HAD family hydrolase: MGKKHVTHIVWDWNGTLFHDIDAVILATNASFAEVGLPPITIERYRELYCVPVPRFYERLMGRLPTDEEWEVMDEAFHRHYGAFAATAGLALGARQLLVEWQEAGLTQSLCSLAPHEHLMPLVRTHGIERHFTRVDGRLGQSNTGKAEQMVRHLSALEGVPPHRVVVIGDALDDAVAARHAGARAVLYTGGSHSRASLQTAGVPVVDTLAEAVREAELLADGADGAYPSGPAHPSNPSDG, from the coding sequence ATGGGGAAGAAGCACGTGACCCACATCGTGTGGGACTGGAACGGCACGCTGTTCCACGACATCGACGCCGTGATCCTGGCGACGAACGCCTCCTTCGCGGAGGTCGGTCTGCCGCCGATCACCATCGAGCGTTACCGCGAGCTGTACTGCGTGCCCGTTCCCCGCTTCTACGAGCGCCTGATGGGACGCCTGCCCACCGACGAGGAGTGGGAGGTCATGGATGAGGCGTTCCACCGGCACTACGGGGCGTTCGCCGCGACCGCGGGGCTCGCGCTCGGCGCCCGGCAGCTGCTGGTGGAGTGGCAGGAGGCGGGGCTCACCCAGTCACTGTGTTCCCTCGCGCCCCATGAGCATCTGATGCCCCTGGTGCGTACCCACGGCATCGAGCGCCACTTCACCCGGGTCGACGGCCGGCTCGGGCAGAGCAACACCGGCAAGGCCGAGCAGATGGTGCGGCATCTCTCCGCGCTCGAGGGGGTGCCCCCGCACCGCGTCGTGGTGATCGGGGACGCCCTGGACGACGCCGTGGCGGCCCGGCACGCGGGCGCCCGCGCCGTGCTCTACACCGGCGGCTCGCACAGCCGGGCCAGCCTCCAGACGGCCGGGGTGCCGGTCGTGGACACCCTCGCCGAGGCCGTACGGGAGGCCGAGCTCCTCGCCGACGGGGCCGACGGGGCCTACCCGTCCGGACCGGCTCACCCTTCCAACCCGTCCGACGGCTGA
- a CDS encoding DJ-1/PfpI family protein translates to MAAKILLVTGDAAESLEVLYPYQRLREEGYEVHIAAPARKTLRFVVHDFEEGFDTYTEKPGYSFPADLAFAEVDPGDYIGLVIPGGRAPEYLRNDAELRKICKAFFDADKPVAQICHGPLLTAAVGGLSGRRVTSYPALELDMQAAGAEYQDTEVVVDGTLVSSRAWPDHSAWMREFLSVLRAKSPAI, encoded by the coding sequence ATGGCCGCGAAGATCCTGCTGGTGACCGGTGACGCGGCCGAGTCGCTGGAGGTGCTCTATCCGTACCAGCGGCTGCGCGAGGAGGGGTACGAGGTCCACATCGCGGCCCCGGCCCGCAAGACGCTGCGCTTCGTGGTCCATGACTTCGAGGAGGGCTTCGACACCTACACCGAGAAGCCGGGCTACAGCTTCCCCGCCGACCTGGCCTTCGCCGAGGTCGACCCGGGCGACTACATCGGTCTGGTGATCCCGGGCGGCCGGGCCCCGGAGTATCTGCGCAACGACGCCGAGCTGCGCAAGATCTGCAAGGCGTTCTTCGACGCGGACAAGCCGGTGGCCCAGATCTGCCACGGCCCGCTGCTGACGGCGGCCGTCGGCGGCCTCAGCGGTCGCCGGGTCACCTCGTATCCGGCGCTGGAGCTGGACATGCAGGCGGCGGGCGCGGAGTACCAGGACACGGAGGTCGTGGTGGACGGCACGCTGGTCTCCTCGCGCGCCTGGCCGGACCACTCGGCGTGGATGCGGGAGTTCCTGTCGGTGCTGCGGGCGAAGTCGCCGGCGATCTGA
- a CDS encoding NAD-glutamate dehydrogenase, with product MQTKLDEAKAELLTRAARVAENSPAGGHTPVQGPGPETLNDYLQHYYLHTPPEDLADRDPVDVFGAALSHYRLAESRPQGTANVRVHTPTVEEHGWTCSHSVVEVVTDDMPFLVDSVTNELTRQGRGIHVVIHPQVIVRRDITGKLIELLDASFERKLGRELPHDAVVESWIHVETDRETDRGDLKQITADLLRVLSDVREAVEDWEKMRDSALRLAEALPTEPKATEVREQEVEEARELLRWLADDHFTFIGYREYELTQAPTEAGGEEDVLSAVPGTGLGILRSDPTHKDDGESAHAAPVSPSFNRLPADARAKAREHKLLVLTKANSRATVHRPSYLDYIGVKKFDAEGNVIGERRFLGLFSSAAYTESVRRVPVIRRKVDEVLAGAGFAPNSHDGRDLLQILETYPRDELFQTPVDQLRSIVTSVLYLQERRRLRLFLRQDEYRRYYSALVYLPRDRFTTDVRLRLTDILLEELSGRPPVDFTALHTESVLSRLHFVVRVQPGSELPDLTDSDVERIENRLIEAARSWADGFAEAMVSEVGEERAAELLRRYQHAFPEGYKADHTPRGAVADLQHVERLKAGEKDFALSLYEPVGAAHAERRFKIYRAGAQVSLSAVLPVLNTLGVEVVDERPYELRCADKTTAWIYDFGLRLPLREGEALADDARERFQNAFAAVWTGQAESDNFNQLVLGAGLDWRQAMVLRAYAKYLRQAGSTFSQAYMEDTLRNNVHTTRLLVSLFEARMSPERQRAGTELTDALLEELDAALDQVASLDEDRILRSFLTLIKATLRTNHFQKNGQDTPHDYLSIKLDPQAVPDLPAPRPAYEIWVYSPRVEGVHLRFGKVARGGLRWSDRREDFRTEILGLVKAQMVKNTVIVPVGAKGGFVGKRLPDPSVDRDAWLAEGIECYRTFISGLLDITDNLVAGEVEPPRDVVRHDGDDTYLVVAADKGTATFSDIANEVAQAYGFWLGDAFASGGSAGYDHKGMGITARGAWESVKRHFRELGHDTQTEDFTVVGVGDMSGDVFGNGMLLSEHIRLIAAFDHRHIFLDPDPDAATSYAERRRLFELPRSSWEDYNAELLSAGGGIHPRSAKAIPITPQVRAALGIESRVAKMTPADLMKAILKAPVDLLWNGGIGTYVKASTESNAEVGDKGNDTIRVDGQDLRVKVVGEGGNLGLTQLGRIEFAGNAGKINTDAIDNSAGVDTSDHEVNIKILLNALVTEGDLTLKQRNKILAEMTDEVGALVLRNNYAQNVALANSVAQAPSLLHAHQRLMRRLTREGRLDRALEFLPSDRQIRERLSAGRGMSQPELAVLLAYIKITVAEELITTGLPDDPYLQRLLHAYFPQALRRQFPEHIDGHALRREIITTVLVNDTVNTAGSTFLHRMREETGASTEEVVRAQTAARAIFELGEIWDEVESLDTVVAAEIQTRMRLHSRRLVERGTRWLLNNRPQPLELAETIGFFGERVAEVRAQLPKLLRGADIEWYQRILDELTAAGVPEDLAIRVAGFSSAFPTLDIVAIADRTGKEPLAVAEVYYDLADRLRISQLMDRIIELPRADRWQSMARVSIREDLYAAQAALTSDVLSVGNGGSTPEQRFKAWEQKNAAILQRARTTLDEIQVSETFDLANLSVAMRTMRTLLRTHT from the coding sequence ATGCAGACCAAGCTGGACGAAGCCAAGGCCGAGTTGCTCACGCGGGCCGCCCGGGTAGCTGAGAACAGCCCTGCCGGGGGGCACACACCGGTTCAGGGCCCAGGACCGGAGACCCTGAACGACTACCTCCAGCATTACTACCTGCACACCCCCCCGGAGGACCTCGCCGACCGGGACCCGGTCGACGTCTTCGGCGCGGCGCTCTCCCACTACCGGCTCGCCGAGTCGCGGCCGCAGGGCACGGCGAACGTGCGGGTGCACACCCCGACCGTCGAGGAGCACGGCTGGACGTGCAGCCACTCCGTCGTCGAGGTGGTCACCGACGACATGCCGTTCCTGGTCGACTCGGTCACCAATGAGCTCACCCGCCAGGGCCGCGGCATTCATGTCGTGATCCACCCGCAGGTGATCGTGCGCCGTGACATCACCGGCAAGCTGATCGAGCTGCTGGACGCTTCCTTCGAGCGCAAGCTCGGGCGGGAGCTGCCGCACGACGCGGTGGTGGAGTCCTGGATCCATGTCGAGACCGACCGCGAGACCGACCGCGGCGATCTGAAGCAGATCACCGCCGATCTGCTGCGTGTCCTGTCCGATGTCCGCGAGGCGGTCGAGGACTGGGAGAAGATGCGCGACTCCGCGCTCCGTCTGGCCGAGGCGCTGCCGACGGAGCCCAAGGCCACCGAGGTGCGCGAGCAGGAGGTGGAGGAGGCCCGTGAGCTGCTGCGCTGGCTCGCCGACGACCACTTCACCTTCATCGGCTACCGCGAGTACGAGCTGACCCAGGCGCCCACCGAGGCCGGGGGCGAGGAGGACGTGCTGAGCGCGGTGCCCGGCACCGGCCTCGGCATCCTGCGCTCCGACCCGACCCACAAGGACGACGGCGAGAGCGCCCACGCCGCGCCGGTGTCCCCCTCCTTCAACCGGCTGCCCGCCGATGCCCGCGCCAAGGCCCGTGAGCACAAGCTGCTGGTGCTCACCAAGGCCAACAGCCGCGCCACCGTCCACCGCCCGTCCTACCTCGACTACATCGGCGTGAAGAAGTTCGACGCCGAGGGCAATGTGATCGGCGAGCGCCGCTTCCTGGGGCTGTTCTCGTCCGCCGCGTACACCGAGTCGGTGCGCCGGGTCCCGGTGATCCGCCGCAAGGTCGACGAGGTGCTGGCGGGCGCGGGCTTCGCGCCCAACAGCCACGACGGCCGGGACCTGCTCCAGATCCTGGAGACCTACCCGCGCGACGAGCTGTTCCAGACCCCGGTCGACCAGCTCCGCTCCATCGTGACCAGCGTGCTCTACCTCCAGGAGCGCCGCCGGCTGCGGCTGTTCCTGCGTCAGGACGAGTACAGGCGCTACTACTCCGCCCTGGTCTACCTGCCGCGTGACCGCTTCACCACCGATGTGCGGCTGCGGCTGACCGACATCCTGCTGGAGGAGCTGAGCGGCCGCCCGCCGGTCGACTTCACCGCCCTGCACACCGAATCGGTTCTCTCCCGGCTGCACTTCGTGGTCCGGGTGCAGCCCGGCAGCGAGCTGCCCGACCTCACCGACTCCGATGTCGAGCGGATCGAGAACCGGCTGATCGAGGCGGCCCGCTCGTGGGCCGACGGCTTCGCCGAGGCCATGGTCTCCGAGGTCGGCGAGGAGCGCGCGGCCGAGCTGCTCCGCCGCTACCAGCACGCCTTCCCCGAGGGCTACAAGGCGGACCACACACCGCGCGGCGCCGTCGCCGACCTCCAGCATGTGGAGCGGCTGAAGGCCGGCGAGAAGGACTTCGCGCTCTCCCTCTACGAGCCGGTCGGCGCGGCCCACGCCGAGCGCCGGTTCAAGATCTACCGGGCCGGGGCCCAGGTCTCGCTGTCCGCCGTGCTGCCGGTGCTCAACACCCTCGGTGTCGAGGTGGTCGACGAGCGCCCGTACGAGCTGCGCTGCGCGGACAAGACCACCGCCTGGATCTACGACTTCGGGCTGCGGCTGCCCCTGCGTGAGGGCGAGGCCCTCGCCGACGACGCCCGTGAGCGCTTCCAGAACGCGTTCGCCGCGGTGTGGACCGGCCAGGCCGAGAGCGACAACTTCAACCAGCTGGTGCTGGGCGCCGGTCTGGACTGGCGGCAGGCGATGGTGCTGCGCGCCTACGCCAAGTACCTGCGGCAGGCCGGATCCACCTTCAGCCAGGCGTACATGGAGGACACCCTCCGCAACAACGTCCACACCACCCGGCTGCTGGTGTCGCTGTTCGAGGCGCGGATGTCGCCCGAGCGGCAGCGGGCCGGGACCGAGCTGACCGATGCCCTGCTGGAGGAGCTGGACGCGGCGCTGGACCAGGTGGCCTCGCTGGACGAGGACCGCATCCTGCGCTCCTTCCTCACCCTCATCAAGGCCACCCTGCGCACCAACCACTTCCAGAAGAACGGCCAGGACACACCGCACGACTACCTGTCCATCAAGCTGGACCCGCAGGCCGTGCCGGATCTGCCCGCGCCCCGCCCGGCGTACGAGATCTGGGTCTACTCCCCGCGGGTGGAGGGTGTGCACCTGCGGTTCGGCAAGGTCGCGCGCGGGGGCCTGCGCTGGTCCGACCGGCGCGAGGACTTCCGCACCGAGATCCTGGGCCTGGTCAAGGCGCAGATGGTGAAGAACACGGTGATCGTGCCGGTGGGCGCCAAGGGCGGCTTCGTCGGCAAGCGGCTGCCGGATCCCTCGGTGGACCGGGACGCCTGGCTGGCCGAGGGCATCGAGTGCTACAGGACCTTCATCTCCGGTCTGCTGGACATCACCGACAACCTGGTCGCCGGTGAGGTCGAGCCCCCGCGGGACGTCGTCCGCCACGACGGGGACGACACCTACCTGGTCGTCGCCGCCGACAAGGGCACCGCGACCTTCTCCGACATCGCCAACGAGGTGGCCCAGGCGTACGGCTTCTGGCTGGGCGACGCCTTCGCCTCCGGCGGTTCGGCCGGTTACGACCACAAGGGCATGGGCATCACCGCCCGCGGCGCCTGGGAGTCGGTCAAGCGCCACTTCCGGGAGCTTGGCCACGACACCCAGACCGAGGACTTCACGGTCGTCGGCGTCGGCGACATGTCCGGTGACGTGTTCGGCAACGGCATGCTGCTCAGTGAGCACATCCGGCTGATCGCCGCCTTCGACCACCGGCACATCTTCCTCGACCCGGACCCGGACGCGGCCACCTCCTACGCCGAGCGCCGCCGGCTGTTCGAGCTGCCGCGCTCGTCCTGGGAGGACTACAACGCCGAGCTGCTCTCCGCGGGCGGCGGCATCCACCCCCGGTCGGCGAAGGCCATCCCGATCACCCCGCAGGTACGGGCCGCCCTGGGCATCGAGTCCCGGGTCGCCAAGATGACCCCGGCCGATCTGATGAAGGCCATCCTCAAGGCCCCGGTCGACCTGCTGTGGAACGGCGGTATCGGTACCTACGTCAAGGCGTCCACCGAGAGCAACGCCGAGGTGGGCGACAAGGGCAATGACACGATCCGGGTGGACGGCCAGGATCTGCGGGTCAAGGTCGTCGGTGAGGGCGGCAACCTGGGGCTGACCCAGCTGGGCCGGATCGAGTTCGCAGGGAACGCCGGCAAGATCAACACCGACGCCATCGACAACAGCGCCGGTGTGGACACCTCCGACCACGAGGTGAACATCAAGATCCTGCTCAACGCGCTGGTCACCGAGGGCGATCTGACGCTCAAGCAGCGCAACAAGATCCTCGCCGAGATGACCGACGAGGTCGGCGCGCTGGTGCTGCGCAACAACTACGCGCAGAACGTGGCCCTGGCCAACTCCGTCGCCCAGGCCCCCAGTCTGCTCCACGCCCATCAGCGGCTGATGCGCCGGCTGACCCGGGAGGGCCGCCTGGACCGGGCGCTGGAGTTCCTGCCCAGCGACCGCCAGATCCGGGAGCGGCTGTCCGCCGGGCGCGGGATGAGCCAGCCCGAACTGGCCGTGCTGCTGGCCTACATCAAGATCACGGTGGCCGAGGAGCTGATCACCACCGGGCTCCCCGACGACCCGTACCTCCAGCGGCTGCTGCACGCCTACTTCCCGCAGGCACTGCGCCGGCAGTTCCCCGAGCACATCGACGGCCATGCGCTGCGCCGGGAGATCATCACCACGGTGCTGGTCAACGACACCGTCAACACGGCCGGCAGCACCTTCCTGCACCGGATGCGGGAGGAGACCGGGGCCTCCACCGAAGAGGTGGTGCGCGCCCAGACCGCGGCCCGCGCCATCTTCGAACTGGGCGAGATCTGGGACGAGGTCGAGTCGCTGGACACGGTGGTCGCGGCCGAGATCCAGACCCGGATGCGGCTGCACTCCCGCCGTCTGGTCGAGCGCGGCACCCGCTGGCTGCTCAACAACCGGCCGCAGCCGCTGGAGCTGGCCGAGACCATCGGGTTCTTCGGCGAGCGGGTGGCCGAGGTCCGCGCCCAGCTGCCCAAGCTGCTGCGCGGTGCCGACATCGAGTGGTACCAGCGGATCCTGGACGAGCTGACCGCCGCCGGGGTTCCGGAGGACCTGGCCATCCGGGTGGCCGGCTTCTCCTCGGCCTTCCCGACGCTGGACATCGTGGCCATCGCGGACCGCACCGGCAAGGAGCCGCTGGCGGTCGCCGAGGTCTACTACGACCTGGCCGACCGGCTGCGGATCAGCCAGCTGATGGACCGGATCATCGAACTGCCGCGCGCGGACCGGTGGCAGTCCATGGCCCGTGTCTCCATCCGCGAGGACCTGTACGCGGCCCAGGCCGCCCTGACCTCCGACGTCCTGTCGGTGGGCAACGGCGGCTCCACGCCCGAGCAGCGGTTCAAGGCGTGGGAGCAGAAGAACGCGGCGATCCTCCAGCGGGCGCGCACCACCCTCGATGAGATCCAGGTGTCGGAGACCTTCGACCTGGCCAATCTCTCGGTCGCGATGCGCACCATGCGGACGCTGCTGCGCACCCACACCTGA
- a CDS encoding glycosyltransferase family 2 protein: MSRTPRPGPRPRVSVIVPAYNAMPELTRAIDSARNQTIGIGRLEIIAVDDGSTDGTAAELDRLAAECPALKVVHQPNSGGAGGPRNTGLDLARGDYVFFLDADDHLGPDALRRMVAMADQNGTDVVLGKMVSERGRGVPRAVFQHTQLRTDVYSSHAYSTLGPCKLFRRSLIERLRLRFPPCRNGEDKPFTAAAYLNASGISVVADYDCYHVDYRENGQNLTRTAVGLADRIDGMRALFETAARYTRPGTRRDKVMRRHIQWELCGALRALPREDRAEARGRYFPELRTWALAHCSDALFRILTAPERLLVHLLRADRFDDLMAVLGTADEDTERGLLVDKGRVYWLHPYFRDPEAAVPDACFDVTDHLPVRHHLAGAGWHGGSTLRVRGSAAVEGLDRDPEDRTELVLRRRESTDELRLPVTTGDGAEFAADVDIATADAGAPLRPGVWDLYLDVRAQGISRTVRFGSRHDDGLDINTARRVVAAGPGLRARVSPYFTTPYGNLSLDIGPAPQGAPCEVTEAVWHPSEKGTLVVAGRLLPPGSPARDRVLRLRAEHADGRVLDHPVRFAAGHPAGAFTARLSVRDLSRGRWTVTLALVGPGGTRGDGPSHAAPVPPPPRLPGARWLRRGRPYYAKPLTGNGQLTLELRVAPVRLAAALRNRLRRR, from the coding sequence ATGTCGCGCACCCCCCGCCCCGGCCCGCGCCCCCGCGTGAGCGTGATCGTCCCCGCCTACAACGCCATGCCCGAGCTCACCCGCGCCATCGACTCCGCGCGGAACCAGACCATCGGAATCGGCCGACTCGAGATCATCGCGGTCGACGACGGCTCCACCGACGGCACCGCCGCGGAACTGGACCGCCTCGCCGCCGAATGCCCCGCCCTGAAGGTCGTCCACCAGCCCAACAGCGGTGGCGCCGGCGGCCCCCGCAACACCGGCCTGGACCTGGCCCGCGGCGACTACGTCTTCTTCCTCGACGCCGATGACCACCTGGGCCCCGACGCCCTGCGCCGCATGGTCGCCATGGCCGACCAGAACGGCACCGACGTGGTCCTGGGCAAGATGGTGTCCGAGCGCGGACGCGGCGTCCCCCGCGCGGTCTTCCAGCACACCCAGCTGCGCACCGACGTCTACAGCTCCCACGCCTACTCCACCCTCGGCCCCTGCAAGCTGTTCCGCCGCTCCCTGATCGAGCGGCTCCGGCTGCGCTTCCCGCCGTGCCGCAACGGCGAGGACAAACCCTTCACCGCCGCCGCCTACCTCAACGCCTCGGGCATCTCCGTCGTCGCCGACTACGACTGCTACCACGTCGACTACCGCGAGAACGGCCAGAACCTCACCCGCACCGCCGTCGGACTCGCCGACCGCATCGACGGTATGCGCGCGCTGTTCGAGACCGCCGCCCGCTACACCCGGCCCGGCACCCGCCGCGACAAGGTCATGCGGCGCCACATCCAGTGGGAGCTGTGCGGCGCCCTGCGCGCCCTGCCGCGCGAGGACCGGGCCGAGGCCCGCGGGCGCTACTTCCCCGAACTGCGCACCTGGGCCCTGGCGCACTGCTCGGACGCGCTGTTCCGCATCCTCACCGCCCCCGAACGGCTGCTGGTCCATCTGCTGCGCGCCGACCGCTTCGACGACCTGATGGCCGTCCTGGGCACCGCCGACGAGGACACCGAGCGCGGCCTCCTCGTCGACAAGGGCCGCGTCTACTGGCTGCACCCGTACTTCCGCGACCCCGAGGCCGCCGTGCCCGACGCCTGCTTCGACGTCACCGACCACCTGCCGGTCCGCCACCACCTGGCCGGGGCGGGCTGGCACGGCGGCAGCACCCTGCGGGTACGCGGCAGCGCGGCCGTCGAAGGACTCGACCGGGACCCCGAGGACCGTACCGAACTGGTGCTGCGCCGCCGCGAGTCCACCGACGAACTGCGCCTCCCCGTCACCACGGGCGACGGCGCGGAGTTCGCGGCCGACGTCGACATCGCCACCGCCGACGCGGGCGCCCCGCTGCGCCCCGGCGTCTGGGACCTCTACCTCGACGTCCGGGCCCAGGGCATCAGCCGCACCGTACGGTTCGGCAGCCGCCACGACGACGGGCTCGACATCAACACCGCACGCCGGGTCGTGGCCGCGGGCCCCGGACTGCGCGCCCGGGTCAGCCCGTACTTCACCACCCCGTACGGCAATCTCTCGCTCGACATCGGCCCCGCCCCGCAAGGAGCGCCCTGCGAGGTGACCGAGGCCGTGTGGCATCCGTCGGAGAAGGGCACGCTGGTCGTCGCCGGACGGCTGCTGCCGCCCGGCAGCCCGGCCCGGGACCGGGTGCTGCGGCTGCGCGCCGAGCACGCCGACGGCCGGGTCCTGGACCATCCGGTGCGGTTCGCCGCGGGCCACCCCGCGGGCGCGTTCACCGCCCGGCTGTCGGTGCGCGACCTCAGCCGCGGCCGGTGGACGGTGACACTGGCCCTGGTCGGCCCCGGCGGGACTCGCGGTGACGGCCCCTCGCACGCCGCGCCCGTACCGCCGCCCCCGCGGCTGCCCGGCGCCCGCTGGCTGCGCCGGGGCCGCCCGTACTACGCCAAACCGCTCACCGGCAACGGCCAGCTCACCCTGGAACTGCGGGTGGCCCCGGTGCGGCTGGCGGCGGCGCTGCGCAACCGGCTGCGGCGGCGCTGA
- a CDS encoding bifunctional cytidylyltransferase/SDR family oxidoreductase → MGEQRRQRITAVVLAGGTGQRVGLTLPKQLLKIAGKPIIEHTLQIFEDAAAVDDVLVMMTPDFVSEVEKIAAEARFTKVRAVLPGGATRNETTRAAIAALDARLADGEDPGVLFHDAVRPLLSTRIIDDCVRALTRYDAVDVAIPSADTIVVTRTHGDDGEFITDVPDRSRLRRGQTPQGFRLSVLRRAYQLAAEDPLFRATDDCSVVLRYLPDIPIHVVTGDEHNMKVTEPVDIFIADKLFQLASQTAPAQADEAAYRRLLTGKSLVVFGASYGIGADVAALARGYGATVFPFSRSGSGTHVEVAAEVEEALRRAHTAAGRIDYVVNTAGILRVGELARADARTIELSTLVNYLAPVHIARCAYPYLAETQGQLLLYTSSSYTRGRARYSLYSSAKAATVNLTQALADEWAADRIRVNCVNPERTRTPMRRRAFGDEPPDSLLSAEAVARTSIDVLLSPLTGHVIDVRRQDPPPAATGDAA, encoded by the coding sequence ATGGGCGAACAGCGCAGACAGCGCATCACCGCCGTTGTCCTCGCGGGCGGCACCGGCCAGCGAGTCGGCCTCACCCTGCCCAAACAGCTGCTGAAGATCGCCGGAAAGCCGATCATCGAACACACGCTCCAGATCTTCGAGGACGCCGCTGCCGTCGACGACGTCCTGGTGATGATGACGCCGGACTTCGTCTCCGAGGTCGAGAAGATCGCCGCCGAGGCGCGGTTCACCAAGGTCCGCGCGGTGCTCCCCGGCGGCGCCACCCGCAACGAGACCACCCGCGCGGCCATCGCCGCCCTCGACGCGAGGCTGGCCGACGGCGAGGACCCCGGCGTGCTGTTCCACGACGCCGTACGCCCTCTGCTGTCCACCCGCATCATCGACGACTGCGTCCGGGCCCTCACCCGCTACGACGCGGTGGACGTGGCCATCCCCTCCGCCGACACCATCGTGGTCACCCGCACCCACGGCGACGACGGCGAGTTCATCACCGACGTCCCCGACCGCTCCCGGCTGCGCCGCGGCCAGACCCCGCAGGGCTTCCGGCTCTCGGTGCTGCGCCGCGCCTACCAACTGGCCGCCGAGGACCCGCTGTTCCGCGCCACCGACGACTGCTCGGTGGTGCTGCGCTATCTGCCCGACATCCCCATCCACGTGGTCACCGGCGACGAGCACAACATGAAGGTGACCGAGCCCGTCGACATCTTCATCGCCGACAAGCTCTTCCAGCTCGCCTCCCAGACCGCCCCCGCCCAGGCCGACGAGGCGGCCTACCGGCGGCTGCTCACCGGCAAGTCGCTGGTCGTCTTCGGCGCCAGCTACGGCATCGGCGCCGATGTCGCCGCCCTCGCCCGCGGCTACGGCGCCACCGTCTTCCCCTTCAGCCGCTCCGGCAGCGGCACCCATGTCGAAGTGGCCGCCGAGGTCGAGGAGGCGCTGCGGCGCGCCCACACCGCCGCCGGGCGCATCGACTACGTCGTCAACACCGCCGGAATCCTGCGCGTGGGCGAACTCGCCCGCGCCGACGCCCGCACCATCGAACTGTCCACCCTGGTCAACTATCTGGCCCCGGTGCACATCGCGCGCTGCGCCTACCCCTATCTCGCCGAGACCCAGGGCCAGCTGCTGCTCTACACCTCCAGCAGCTACACCCGCGGCCGCGCCCGCTACAGCCTCTACTCCTCCGCCAAGGCGGCCACCGTCAACCTCACCCAGGCGCTGGCCGACGAATGGGCCGCCGACCGCATCCGCGTCAACTGCGTCAACCCCGAACGCACCCGCACCCCCATGCGCCGCCGGGCCTTCGGCGACGAACCCCCCGACTCGCTGCTCTCCGCCGAGGCGGTCGCCCGCACCTCGATCGACGTCCTGCTGTCCCCCCTCACCGGCCACGTCATCGACGTACGCCGGCAGGATCCCCCGCCCGCGGCCACCGGCGACGCCGCCTGA